A stretch of DNA from bacterium:
CGAGACGGAGCGGACCGAGGCGGAGGACATGTCCCTGGTCATCTATACTTCCGGCACCACGGGGAGGCCCAAGGGCACCGTCCACACCCACGCGGGTTGCCAGGCCCAGATGGCCAAGGAGCTGGGGTATTCCTTCGACGTCAAACCGAACGACGTCTTTTTCTGGGTCACCGACATCGGCTGGATGATGGGCCCCTGGGAGATCCTGGGCGTCATGACCTTCGGCGCGACCGTCGTCATCTTCGAGGGGGCCCCGGATTGGCCTCAATCGGACCGGCTCTGGGAGATCGTCGAGAACCACCGCGTCACCCACCTGGGCATCTCTCCGACGGCCGTGCGGCTTCTGATCAAGTCCGGCGTCGAGTGGACCAAGCGTCACGATCTGTCGTCGCTCCGTTACCTGGGTTCGACCGGCGAGACCTGGGATCCGGAGTCCTACGCCTGGTTCTTCGAGCACATCGGCGGCAGGCGCTGTCCGATCATCAACATCTCGGGCGGCACGGAGATCGTCGGTTGCCACCTGGCGCCGCTTCCCATCACGGCCCTGAAGCCCTGCACGCTCCGCGGCCCCGGCCTCGGGATGGACGTGGACGTCTGGAACGAGGAGGGCCGGTCCGTCCGGGGGGAGGTGGGTTACCTGGTCTGCAAAAAGCCGGCGCCCTCCATGACGAAGGGTTTTCTGAACGACCCAGAGCGTTACCTCGAGACCTATTTTTCCAAATGGCCGGGCGTCTGGAACCACGGCGACTGGGCATACGTGGACAAGGACGGTTTTTGGTTCCTTCGCGGGCGAGCGGACGACACCATCAAGGTGGCCGGCCGCCGGACGGGTCCCGCGGAGATCGAGGCGGTTCTTCTGGAGCACCCGGCGGTCTCGGAGGCCGCGGTGATCGGCGTCCCGCATGAAGTGAAGGGCGAGGAGGTCGTCGGTTTCGTCGTCCTCAAGCCGTCCCACGCGCCCGGGGAAAGGTTGAGACAGGAGCTGAAGGATCAGGTGGTGAAGGGGATGGGCAAGACGCTGACTCCCAAGGACATCCGGTTCGTCAAAATGCTGCCCAAGACGCGCTCGGCCAAGATCGTGCGCGGCGCGATCAAGAAGAAATTTCTCGGATTGCCGTTGGGCGACGTGTCGTCGGTGGAAAATCCGGATGCGCTCGAAGAGATATCGAAATCAGTTTAATTTCATCTATTCCCGAAATTATCGTCGTCGAACCCGCCTCCGCTGCCGCCTCCTCCTCCGCCCCGGCCTCGGCCGCGTCCGTAGCCGCCCGCTCCTCCGCCCCCGCCGGCTGCATCCCTGAAGTTTCTGCGTCCGCTGTTTCCGCTGTCGCGCCGGTCGTCATACCCTCCGCCCCCTCCGCCCCGCGGGGCCCTCGGCTGTTCGGGACGGGCCTCGCTGACCGTCAGGGCCCGACCGCTCAAATCCTTGCCGTTCAACCCGTCGATGGCCTTTTGCGCCTCTTCCTCCGTCGCCATTTCGACGAAGGCGAATCCCTTCGAGCGCCCCGAGAACTTGTCGGTGATGATGCGAACGGACTCGATCGCGCCATGGGCGCCGAAGGCGTCGCGCAGGTCCGTCTCCGTGACGCTGTAGGGCAGGTTGCCCACGTAGAGTTTTTTGTTCATGGGGTCTCCTTATACATGGATGACGCGGGGATTGACGGGCGGCTCGAACATCTAATCGGATTCTAGCAAAATCGGGGGTGGTGTTGAAGGGTCTTTTTCAGTCGACGGACGGGCGGTCAGACGTTGATTGAGGACCCGGTAGAGATAGGCCGAGGCGATCGTCGTCACGAACCATGCGGGGATGACGCCGATGACCAGGAGGAGAAAGCCGCCGAAGACAAGCCCGACCGCGGCCAGAAAATACACGAAGAGGGGGCCGGTCATCCCCCGGGTCGCCTCCCAGCTGTTCCGGAGCGCCTCAATCGGGTCGTTTTTCTGCTCGACGATGAAGTACGTGCACTGGCTCAGGCGGATCGCGAGATAGATTCCCGGAAAGATCAGGAGGAGAAACCCCGCGACCAGAATGGTTCCCACGAGGAAGAGCTCCAGGAGAAAAAAGAGGAGGGTCCGCCCGTCGCAGAGGAAATCTTCCAGCCGGGGCTTGAGTCCGTCGCAGATCTTGAGCGCAATTGCGGCCGTCCCGGTGGGGAGGATGACGTTGGCGACCAGGTTGACCAACATCCCCAGCCCCGCCGCGAGCTGTTCGTTCGCCTCGGAGAGGAAGGTCAGTGCGATGGCCGCCCCGAACTGGATGAGATAGAAGAGGAGGTGGACCCACAGCAGGAACCAGAAGTTCTTTTTCGTCCCTTCCCAGCCGAATCGTAGGGCGTCGCCGATTGGAAGCACCCCGTGAATATCGCATATTGGTCTTTCCAAGTGAAAACGTAATTTTAGGCGATTTTATCCACAACCAGGCTGCCAACGGGCCACAGGGGGATTCCGCGGCCATCCAGACCCCATCCCTGCGCGATTTGCCGACCGTCTTTGTGTGATATCAGTTATCCACAGGCTGTGGATGAAAAAAGCCTCAAAGGGAATCCTCAAGGGTTTCGCTTTCTTGAAAATTTCTGATATTCTGACGTTGAGCTTTCCGAGACTCTGTTGTTTAAGCGTTTTCAGCGAGGGAATCGCTAAAGGTTCTTTGAAAATTCAATCGATCGTCAGGCAGGCGCGGTCCGAACGGCTTCTTCGCGGCGCTAGCAAGCCGGCTCGAATCCATCCGAATCTGCGGGAGGTCTCACCGTAAGGCGAGGTCACCGTGGAGGGTCCGGAACCAGGGTGGACGGTTCGGCTGAACGCGGAGGAAAACGCGGGCACAAAGGTTAGAGGGGGAGGCGTGGACGAAAGAAAGCGTCACATCCCGGCCCAACGCAAAACTCTCAGGATCATCCGAAGGGCACCCCGAAAGGGAGGCCGTAAGGAAAGATCGAAAGAGGAGGGACCTGGAAGCGGGTTCCAGGGGGGCGGGAGAAAACCCCAGAAACTTGGAAATCCCACAGGAGGACAGATAACCAAAGGCTTCGCACTCCAAGGAGCCAAAAGTTGTCGACTCTCATGGGCGGTAAAATCCTCGAAACCGAGGCGGCCGGGTTAGACCTTGGGTTTCCGCTCAAGCCATCCGGAGCAACCAACGGCAAGGGGGAATGGGACCTCCGACAAGGAGAATCCGCCATCCATGAGGATTTTGATAC
This window harbors:
- a CDS encoding AMP-binding protein, with product MNEIVWRPYGDYIEKSNITRFMRKHGIKDYDDLIRRSTSEIEWFWDAALKDLGVEWYQPYTKVVEGGMPWAKWFTGGKLNLIHNVLDRHVPSRASKAALIWESDDGKSRTLTYGEMNAAVTRAASALKSLGVAKGDRIGLYMPMVPEMVVAFLATLKIGAVIVPVFSGFGAQALAARLRDAEAKVLFTADGSLRRGKTVEIKKSADEAVREVPSIRHVVVARRTGDDVPMRLDRDLSWDDFMARGPAPVETERTEAEDMSLVIYTSGTTGRPKGTVHTHAGCQAQMAKELGYSFDVKPNDVFFWVTDIGWMMGPWEILGVMTFGATVVIFEGAPDWPQSDRLWEIVENHRVTHLGISPTAVRLLIKSGVEWTKRHDLSSLRYLGSTGETWDPESYAWFFEHIGGRRCPIINISGGTEIVGCHLAPLPITALKPCTLRGPGLGMDVDVWNEEGRSVRGEVGYLVCKKPAPSMTKGFLNDPERYLETYFSKWPGVWNHGDWAYVDKDGFWFLRGRADDTIKVAGRRTGPAEIEAVLLEHPAVSEAAVIGVPHEVKGEEVVGFVVLKPSHAPGERLRQELKDQVVKGMGKTLTPKDIRFVKMLPKTRSAKIVRGAIKKKFLGLPLGDVSSVENPDALEEISKSV
- a CDS encoding RNA-binding protein yields the protein MNKKLYVGNLPYSVTETDLRDAFGAHGAIESVRIITDKFSGRSKGFAFVEMATEEEAQKAIDGLNGKDLSGRALTVSEARPEQPRAPRGGGGGGYDDRRDSGNSGRRNFRDAAGGGGGAGGYGRGRGRGGGGGGSGGGFDDDNFGNR